A part of Sulfurifustis variabilis genomic DNA contains:
- a CDS encoding peptigoglycan-binding protein LysM, which produces MRSLGGLLVPVLWLCTGQVAAAAFPLWPDTQVVGEIRHVKAHGEETLPDIALRFGIGADELERLNAGVDPRRPDPGTWITLPTQFVLPDGPREGAVINVAERRLYYYVGSLLGRGAEVMTFPIALGRRDWTRMLGSTRVEARLAESVSPVAAARGTSLTGRAGPREDLALRLGISGCLIEPIGAPEPSGGANAACIGLQPEDLHLLYEEAREGTPVRIIDQPHKAGWRDGVLYLESHPSFTGDERGSITPAVRAVIRATRERRPAIEWDIVRRAAEEASGVPVRISR; this is translated from the coding sequence ATGCGATCCCTCGGAGGGCTACTCGTACCCGTACTTTGGCTGTGCACCGGCCAGGTCGCCGCGGCCGCCTTTCCGCTTTGGCCGGACACACAGGTCGTCGGCGAGATCAGGCACGTCAAGGCCCACGGAGAGGAGACACTGCCGGACATCGCCCTCCGATTCGGTATCGGGGCGGACGAACTCGAGCGACTGAACGCCGGCGTCGACCCACGGCGGCCCGATCCCGGCACGTGGATCACGCTTCCCACGCAGTTCGTACTGCCGGACGGGCCGCGCGAGGGCGCGGTCATCAACGTCGCGGAGAGGCGTCTCTACTATTACGTCGGGTCGTTGCTCGGGCGCGGGGCCGAGGTGATGACGTTTCCGATCGCGCTCGGCAGGAGAGACTGGACGCGCATGCTGGGGTCCACCCGGGTCGAAGCGAGGCTCGCGGAAAGCGTATCGCCGGTGGCGGCGGCGAGGGGGACTTCTCTCACCGGCCGGGCGGGCCCGCGCGAAGACTTGGCCCTGCGTCTGGGCATTTCCGGCTGTCTGATCGAGCCGATCGGCGCCCCCGAGCCGAGCGGGGGTGCAAACGCGGCATGTATCGGCCTGCAACCGGAAGACCTTCACCTGCTGTACGAAGAAGCGCGCGAGGGCACGCCGGTTCGGATCATCGATCAGCCCCACAAGGCCGGCTGGCGCGACGGAGTGCTCTACCTCGAGAGCCACCCGTCCTTCACGGGTGACGAACGGGGCAGCATCACGCCCGCGGTGCGGGCCGTCATCCGCGCAACGCGCGAGCGAAGGCCGGCGATCGAGTGGGACATCGTGCGCCGCGCGGCCGAAGAGGCGAGTGGCGTTCCCGTGCGCATCTCCCGCTGA
- the ilvA gene encoding threonine ammonia-lyase, biosynthetic, which produces MPQQYLKRILNARVYDVARETPLEHAPILSKRLHNHVWLKREDEQPVFSFKCRGAYNRMARLSRAELRKGVVTASAGNHAQGVALAGKKLGAKAVIVMPRTTPEIKVNAVANLGGQVVLHGDNYDAAYAHATGLARERGLTFVHPYDDPDVIAGQGTIGFEILTQHQGALDAVFVPVGGGGLIAGIALYIKQLRPEVKIIGVEPEGADAMERSLKTGKRVTLDHVNLFADGVAVRQVGRETLRICRKFVDEMVIVSNDEICGAIKEIFEDRRSILEPAGALGYAGLKRYVETNRLKGRHLVTIASGANINFDRLRYVSERADIGERRESIFAVTIPERPGALKRFCTIVGDHSITEFNYRYDDPKAAHIFVGVQTGTPAEGKRLMKALKTQGYPVLDMTDNEMAKLHIRHLVGGRAPNAVDEIIYRFEFPERPGALMNFLDKMGGRWNISLFHYRSHGADFGRVLVGMQVPPADKRKFQAFLDSLGYEYADETRNQAYKLFLS; this is translated from the coding sequence TTGCCGCAACAGTATCTGAAGCGAATTCTCAACGCGCGGGTCTACGACGTCGCAAGGGAAACTCCGCTCGAGCACGCGCCGATCCTTTCGAAGCGGTTGCACAACCACGTCTGGCTGAAGCGCGAGGACGAGCAGCCGGTGTTCTCCTTCAAGTGCCGCGGGGCCTACAACCGGATGGCCCGGCTCTCGCGCGCCGAGCTCCGGAAGGGCGTGGTCACGGCCTCCGCCGGCAACCATGCGCAGGGCGTGGCGCTCGCGGGCAAGAAGCTCGGCGCCAAGGCCGTGATCGTCATGCCGCGCACGACCCCCGAGATCAAAGTGAACGCGGTGGCGAACCTCGGCGGCCAGGTGGTGCTGCACGGCGACAACTACGACGCCGCGTACGCCCACGCGACGGGCCTCGCGCGCGAGCGCGGCCTCACGTTCGTGCACCCGTACGACGATCCGGACGTGATCGCCGGGCAGGGCACCATCGGTTTCGAGATCCTGACCCAGCACCAGGGCGCCCTCGACGCGGTGTTCGTGCCGGTCGGCGGCGGCGGCCTGATCGCCGGGATCGCGCTCTACATCAAGCAGCTCCGTCCGGAGGTGAAAATCATCGGCGTCGAGCCCGAGGGCGCGGACGCGATGGAGCGCTCCCTCAAGACCGGCAAGCGCGTCACGCTCGATCACGTGAACCTCTTCGCGGACGGCGTCGCCGTGCGCCAGGTCGGCCGGGAGACCCTGAGGATCTGTCGCAAGTTCGTGGACGAGATGGTGATCGTATCGAACGACGAGATCTGCGGCGCCATCAAGGAGATCTTCGAGGACCGCCGCTCCATCCTGGAGCCCGCCGGGGCGCTGGGCTACGCCGGCCTCAAGCGCTACGTCGAGACCAACAGGCTGAAGGGCAGGCATCTCGTGACCATCGCTTCCGGCGCCAACATCAACTTCGACCGGCTGCGCTACGTCTCCGAGCGCGCCGACATCGGCGAGCGGCGCGAGTCGATCTTCGCCGTGACGATCCCCGAACGGCCGGGCGCGCTCAAGCGGTTCTGCACCATCGTGGGCGACCACTCGATCACCGAGTTCAACTACCGATACGACGACCCCAAGGCCGCGCACATCTTCGTCGGCGTGCAGACGGGCACCCCCGCGGAGGGAAAGCGCCTGATGAAGGCCCTCAAGACACAGGGCTACCCCGTGCTCGACATGACCGACAACGAGATGGCGAAGCTGCACATTCGCCACCTCGTCGGCGGCCGCGCGCCGAACGCGGTGGACGAGATCATCTACCGCTTCGAGTTCCCCGAGCGCCCCGGCGCGCTGATGAACTTCCTCGACAAGATGGGCGGGCGCTGGAACATCTCGCTCTTCCACTACCGTTCGCACGGCGCCGATTTCGGCCGCGTGCTCGTCGGGATGCAGGTGCCGCCCGCGGACAAGCGCAAGTTCCAGGCGTTCCTCGACAGCCTCGGCTACGAGTACGCCGACGAGACCCGAAACCAGGCGTACAAGCTGTTCCTGAGCTGA
- the rpiA gene encoding ribose-5-phosphate isomerase RpiA: MKPDDKKKAAAEAALVYVESGWVIGVGTGSTANHFIDLLARIKNRIEGAVASSRATEERLRKHGINVLDLNATGNLPVYVDGADEATRHLHLIKGGGGALTREKIVAAASAKFVCIADDSKLVDVLGRFPLPIEVIPMARSYVGRRIVAHGGEPQLRAGFTTDNGNLILDVHNLEILNPVELEGELDHIAGAVTNGLFARRPADVLLLGTDSGVDKIE; the protein is encoded by the coding sequence ATGAAACCCGACGACAAGAAAAAAGCGGCCGCCGAGGCCGCCCTCGTTTACGTGGAATCCGGCTGGGTGATCGGCGTCGGTACGGGCTCGACCGCCAACCATTTCATCGACCTGCTCGCCCGAATCAAGAACAGGATCGAGGGTGCGGTCGCGAGCTCCAGGGCCACCGAGGAGCGCCTGAGGAAGCACGGCATCAACGTGCTCGACCTCAATGCCACCGGAAATCTCCCCGTCTACGTGGACGGGGCGGACGAAGCGACCCGGCACCTTCATCTCATCAAGGGCGGCGGCGGCGCGCTCACCCGGGAGAAGATCGTCGCCGCGGCGAGCGCGAAATTCGTCTGCATCGCGGACGACTCCAAGCTCGTCGACGTGCTCGGGCGCTTCCCCCTGCCGATCGAGGTCATTCCCATGGCCCGCTCGTACGTCGGCCGGCGGATCGTGGCGCACGGGGGCGAGCCCCAGCTTCGGGCGGGCTTCACCACCGACAACGGCAACCTGATCCTCGACGTGCACAATCTCGAGATCCTGAACCCCGTCGAGCTCGAGGGAGAGCTCGATCACATCGCCGGCGCGGTGACGAACGGACTCTTCGCCCGCCGTCCGGCCGACGTGCTGCTCCTGGGGACCGACAGCGGCGTCGACAAGATCGAGTAG
- a CDS encoding MBL fold metallo-hydrolase RNA specificity domain-containing protein, whose translation MATLTFFGAARQVTGSCYLLDDGKYRVLLECGLFQGPPDVERLNERPFPFDPKTIHAVVLSHAHLDHSGLLPRLVRDGFRGPIYATPPTGDLLEIMLKDAAFLQERDAEWENQRRRRQGREAAEPLYTIADVERALAQCRCLPYGERFEVAGGFSARFRDAGHILGSAIVEIGIGSRRLVFSGDLGNSATPIMPEPERVEAADVLLLESTYGDRDHRPIDATLREFEEILEGAAADGGNVVIPAFAVGRTQELLYYLGELHEAGRLKQQRIFLDSPMAIAATEVHQRYESLLNGRIPGTWSHGGRHKVLPPLQYTRSPEESMAINRIAGGAIIIAGSGMCTGGRIRHHLKHNLWRREARIVIVGFQAQGTPGRELVDGAKRLHLLGEDLAVNASIHTLGGFSAHAGQSQLLAWADGFARRPRLYLVHGEPDKMTVLRAKLEERLRWTAEIPQANQTIEV comes from the coding sequence ATGGCGACCCTCACGTTCTTCGGCGCGGCCCGGCAGGTCACCGGCTCGTGCTACCTCCTCGATGACGGCAAGTACCGCGTGCTGCTCGAGTGCGGGCTGTTCCAGGGTCCGCCCGACGTCGAGCGGCTGAACGAGCGGCCGTTCCCCTTCGATCCGAAGACGATCCACGCGGTCGTCCTGTCCCACGCGCACCTCGACCACTCGGGCCTCCTGCCCCGGCTGGTGCGCGACGGCTTCCGCGGCCCGATCTACGCCACCCCTCCGACCGGCGACCTGCTCGAGATCATGCTGAAGGACGCGGCCTTTTTGCAGGAACGCGACGCCGAGTGGGAGAACCAGCGCCGCCGGCGCCAGGGCCGGGAGGCGGCGGAGCCGCTCTACACGATCGCCGACGTCGAGCGCGCGCTCGCGCAGTGCCGCTGCCTGCCTTACGGCGAGCGCTTCGAGGTCGCCGGCGGTTTCTCCGCGCGCTTTCGCGACGCCGGCCATATCCTCGGCTCGGCGATCGTCGAGATCGGGATCGGCTCGCGCAGGCTCGTCTTCTCCGGCGATCTCGGCAACAGCGCGACGCCGATCATGCCGGAGCCCGAGCGCGTGGAGGCCGCGGACGTGCTGCTGCTCGAATCGACCTACGGCGACCGCGACCATCGCCCGATCGATGCGACGCTGAGAGAGTTCGAGGAGATCCTCGAGGGCGCGGCGGCGGACGGCGGCAACGTCGTGATCCCGGCGTTCGCCGTGGGGCGCACGCAGGAGCTGCTCTACTACCTCGGCGAGCTGCACGAGGCCGGGCGACTCAAGCAGCAGCGCATCTTCCTCGACAGCCCGATGGCGATCGCGGCCACCGAGGTGCACCAGCGTTACGAGTCGCTCCTGAACGGCAGGATCCCCGGCACCTGGTCGCACGGCGGTCGGCACAAGGTACTGCCGCCGTTGCAGTACACGCGCTCGCCCGAGGAGTCGATGGCGATCAACCGGATCGCGGGCGGCGCCATCATCATCGCCGGCAGCGGCATGTGCACGGGCGGGCGGATACGCCACCATCTGAAGCACAACCTCTGGCGGCGCGAGGCGCGCATCGTGATCGTCGGGTTCCAGGCGCAGGGCACGCCGGGCCGGGAGCTGGTCGACGGGGCGAAACGCCTGCACCTGCTCGGCGAGGACCTCGCGGTGAACGCGAGCATCCACACCCTCGGCGGATTCTCCGCCCACGCCGGACAGTCGCAGCTCCTCGCCTGGGCGGACGGCTTTGCGCGGCGCCCCCGGCTCTACCTGGTCCACGGCGAACCGGACAAGATGACGGTCCTTCGGGCGAAGCTCGAGGAGCGGCTGCGCTGGACCGCCGAGATCCCCCAAGCCAACCAGACAATCGAGGTCTGA
- a CDS encoding sensor histidine kinase, with translation MSPADRAPRADPGMDAASASATPEHRLRPDLPLIVLVAALLFAGSSAHTWYSARTAAEVATGAIEDRALRQADELAHAARSLATDERAAGLDMLLDTATAGDRGARRVLLLDRDARVVADAGADARATPAASLVPPSAPGLHVARTGNRLVVWRSLGEPAGSWLRLEYAMDGVWELHARVARASLLLGLASTALGVLVLMAYLKRTWPAGRDRAGQGRSLEIESLGQALREVSSKVREQEAVLTAVTKRLEAVLQHVIDGIITLDEHGRVESANLAAAHVFQYAPEELVGLPFDRLVPDFPLAHQDERDADPAPPLASGLRLEVSALRKDGSAFPLTLGLTEMRLDGRRLLVGTVRDITEQKRLDRMKTDFIAAVSHELRTPLTAIHGSLELLAGGEVEGISGKGRELAHIAYKNSGRLTRLVNDILDFEAMEAGTMRFEVSVVELMPIVHEAIEVSRPQARQKQVELALTAAATGARVMVDPERLQRAIANLLANAIRLSPPSDRVEIAVTPVEGRLRIAVSDRGPGIPEEYRPHLFEKFVQIDGADFRYKAGAGLGLAIVRTIVERLGGTVDYTSEPDVRTTFVIELPEVARA, from the coding sequence GTGTCCCCTGCTGACCGCGCACCCCGCGCCGATCCCGGCATGGACGCCGCTTCCGCTTCCGCGACACCCGAGCACCGGCTTCGCCCGGATTTGCCGCTCATCGTGCTCGTCGCCGCCCTGCTCTTCGCCGGCTCGAGCGCGCACACCTGGTACAGCGCCAGAACCGCCGCCGAAGTCGCGACCGGCGCCATCGAGGACCGGGCTCTAAGGCAGGCGGACGAGCTCGCGCACGCCGCCCGATCCCTGGCGACCGACGAACGGGCGGCCGGGCTCGACATGCTGCTCGATACCGCGACCGCCGGCGATCGCGGCGCGCGGCGCGTGCTGCTCCTGGACCGCGATGCGCGCGTCGTGGCCGATGCCGGCGCGGACGCGCGGGCGACCCCGGCCGCCTCGCTCGTTCCCCCTTCCGCGCCCGGGCTCCATGTCGCCCGGACGGGCAACCGCCTGGTCGTCTGGCGATCCCTGGGCGAACCGGCGGGGAGCTGGCTGCGGCTGGAGTACGCCATGGACGGGGTCTGGGAGCTCCACGCCCGCGTCGCGCGAGCGAGCCTGCTCCTCGGTCTCGCCTCCACCGCGCTCGGCGTGCTCGTCCTGATGGCGTACCTGAAACGCACCTGGCCGGCCGGCCGCGATCGCGCGGGGCAGGGCCGATCGCTCGAGATCGAGTCGCTCGGCCAGGCGTTGCGCGAGGTGTCGTCCAAGGTGCGGGAGCAGGAGGCGGTCCTCACGGCGGTGACGAAGCGGCTCGAGGCCGTGCTTCAGCACGTGATCGACGGCATCATCACGCTCGACGAGCACGGGCGCGTCGAGAGCGCGAACCTCGCGGCGGCGCACGTCTTCCAGTACGCGCCCGAGGAGCTGGTCGGGCTCCCCTTCGATCGCCTGGTGCCCGACTTCCCGCTCGCCCACCAGGACGAACGGGACGCCGACCCCGCGCCGCCGCTCGCCAGCGGCCTGCGGCTCGAGGTGAGCGCGCTCCGCAAGGACGGGTCGGCGTTCCCGCTCACCCTCGGCCTCACCGAGATGCGGCTGGACGGCCGCCGGCTGCTCGTCGGCACCGTGCGCGACATCACCGAGCAGAAGCGGCTGGACCGCATGAAGACGGACTTCATCGCGGCGGTAAGCCACGAGCTGCGTACGCCGCTCACGGCGATTCACGGTTCCCTCGAGCTGCTCGCGGGCGGCGAAGTCGAGGGGATCTCCGGCAAGGGCCGGGAGCTCGCGCACATCGCCTACAAGAACAGCGGGCGGCTGACGCGACTGGTGAACGACATTCTGGACTTCGAGGCGATGGAGGCCGGCACGATGCGCTTCGAGGTGAGCGTCGTCGAGCTCATGCCCATCGTGCACGAGGCGATCGAGGTCAGCCGCCCGCAGGCGCGCCAGAAGCAGGTGGAGCTCGCGCTGACCGCCGCCGCGACCGGCGCCCGCGTCATGGTGGACCCGGAGCGGCTGCAGCGGGCCATCGCGAATCTCCTCGCCAATGCCATCCGCCTCTCGCCGCCGAGCGACCGGGTCGAAATCGCCGTCACCCCCGTCGAGGGACGGCTACGCATCGCCGTCAGCGACCGTGGCCCGGGGATCCCGGAGGAGTACCGCCCGCATCTGTTCGAGAAGTTCGTGCAGATCGACGGCGCCGATTTCCGCTACAAGGCGGGCGCCGGCCTCGGGCTCGCGATCGTGCGCACGATCGTCGAGCGCCTCGGCGGCACGGTGGACTATACGAGCGAGCCCGACGTGCGCACGACCTTCGTGATCGAGCTGCCCGAGGTGGCGCGCGCCTGA
- a CDS encoding universal stress protein: MNERSLQAIVAATDLSPRAGHALARAIRLAREHGARLTALTVVERAFSESPGSDSALRAIFRVSDGVEEEVLAGAERELRDEVARLARGKPLACDVRARLGSAFGEILNAARDTQADLIVLGAHGRHYLRGLLLGTTAARVARHGERSVLVVRKPASRPYRRVIVATDFSEHARRALRRARRLAPAAGIDLFHAYELWYEYRLRTGITSDEVQRLHLDYETQARERLAALAREAGLDPGVTPCVVRYGYAGNLVVKAAAERRADLVVVGTRGLTGLNYALLGSVAEHVLRESPCDVLVVPDSQETPRAS, encoded by the coding sequence GTGAACGAACGTTCCTTGCAGGCGATCGTGGCAGCCACGGATCTCTCTCCGCGCGCCGGGCACGCGCTCGCCCGTGCGATCCGCCTCGCGCGCGAGCACGGCGCTCGGCTGACCGCGCTGACCGTCGTCGAGCGCGCCTTTTCCGAGTCACCGGGGTCCGACAGCGCCCTGCGCGCGATCTTCCGGGTGTCCGATGGCGTCGAGGAGGAGGTGCTGGCCGGAGCGGAGCGCGAGTTGCGGGACGAGGTCGCGCGGCTCGCCCGCGGCAAGCCGCTTGCGTGCGACGTGCGCGCGCGGCTCGGGTCGGCGTTCGGCGAGATCCTGAACGCCGCGCGCGACACGCAGGCCGATCTGATCGTGCTCGGCGCCCACGGCCGCCATTACCTGCGCGGTCTGCTGCTCGGCACGACCGCCGCGCGGGTCGCGCGCCACGGCGAGCGTTCGGTGCTCGTCGTTCGGAAACCGGCTTCGCGACCCTACCGGCGCGTGATCGTCGCGACGGACTTTTCCGAGCACGCACGCCGCGCGCTCCGTCGTGCCCGGCGACTGGCGCCGGCGGCCGGAATCGATCTCTTCCACGCCTACGAGCTGTGGTACGAGTACCGGCTGCGCACCGGGATCACGAGCGACGAGGTCCAGCGGCTGCATCTGGACTACGAGACGCAGGCGCGCGAGCGACTCGCGGCGCTCGCGCGCGAGGCCGGGCTCGATCCCGGCGTAACGCCGTGCGTCGTGCGCTACGGCTATGCCGGGAACCTGGTCGTGAAGGCCGCCGCCGAACGGCGCGCGGATCTGGTGGTTGTCGGAACCCGCGGCCTGACCGGCCTCAACTACGCGCTACTCGGGAGCGTGGCGGAGCACGTCCTCCGCGAGTCCCCGTGCGACGTCCTGGTCGTCCCCGACAGCCAGGAAACGCCGCGCGCGTCCTGA
- a CDS encoding cation:proton antiporter: MSPIGNVFYEFAALLLIAVAVGALALRLRQPLIVAFIAVGILVGPAGFGLVTAHDPIALLATLGIALLLFVVGLKLDLHLIRTLGPVALATGLGQVVFTSVIGYAIALLLGLDHVPAIYVAVALTFSSTIIIVKLLSDKREIDSLHGRIAVGFLIVQDIVVVLVMIGLSAFGVAGAAENGPWRDLLRLVLGAVALLFGVALLMRYVLPPLLFRLAQSPELLVLFGIGWAVVLAALGDYVGLSKEVGAFLAGVTIASTPYREAISTRLVSLRDFLLLFFFIDLGARLDLGFLGEQLAPAIILSLFVLIGNPLIVMVIMGVMGYRKRTSFLAGLTVAQISEFSLILGALGLSLGHIAPETLGLITLVGLVTIGLSTYLILYSHFLYERIAPWLGLFEREVPHREQAEEARGRTPGSVEVILFGLGRFGENIARGLRAAGVRVLGVDFDPEAIRSWQERRLPAQYGDAEDPELHATLPLDEAGWVVCAIPARDVNLALLHGLRAHGYRGRIALTALTEHDAQVLHQRGADIVLRPFLAAAEQTVETLMSYLRPAGHRPPATEEAL; encoded by the coding sequence GTGTCGCCGATCGGGAACGTGTTCTACGAGTTCGCCGCGCTGCTCCTGATCGCGGTCGCCGTCGGCGCGCTTGCACTGCGCCTGCGGCAGCCTCTCATCGTCGCCTTCATCGCGGTCGGCATCCTGGTGGGGCCCGCCGGATTCGGCCTCGTGACCGCGCACGACCCGATCGCGTTGCTCGCCACGCTGGGCATCGCGCTGCTGCTCTTCGTGGTCGGCCTGAAGCTCGACCTCCACCTGATCCGCACGCTCGGCCCGGTGGCGCTCGCGACCGGCCTCGGTCAGGTGGTTTTCACCTCCGTCATCGGTTACGCGATCGCCCTGCTGCTGGGGCTCGATCACGTACCGGCGATCTACGTCGCCGTCGCGCTCACCTTCTCGAGCACCATCATCATCGTGAAGCTGCTGTCGGACAAACGCGAGATCGATTCGCTGCACGGGCGCATTGCAGTCGGCTTCCTGATCGTGCAGGACATCGTCGTCGTGCTCGTCATGATCGGGCTCTCGGCCTTCGGGGTCGCCGGCGCCGCCGAAAACGGGCCCTGGCGGGATCTGCTCCGGCTGGTGCTCGGCGCCGTCGCGCTGCTCTTCGGCGTGGCGCTCCTCATGCGCTACGTGTTGCCGCCGCTCCTCTTCCGACTCGCCCAGTCGCCGGAGCTGCTCGTGCTCTTCGGGATCGGCTGGGCCGTGGTGCTCGCGGCGCTGGGCGATTACGTGGGCCTGAGCAAGGAGGTGGGCGCCTTCCTGGCCGGTGTCACGATCGCGTCCACGCCCTACCGCGAGGCGATCAGCACGCGCCTCGTCAGCCTGCGGGACTTCCTGCTCCTGTTCTTCTTCATCGACCTCGGCGCCCGTCTCGACCTGGGCTTCCTCGGCGAGCAGCTGGCGCCGGCGATCATCCTGTCCCTGTTCGTGCTGATCGGGAATCCCCTGATCGTGATGGTGATCATGGGCGTCATGGGCTACCGCAAGCGCACCAGCTTCCTCGCGGGGCTCACCGTGGCACAGATCTCCGAGTTTTCGCTGATACTCGGAGCGCTGGGCCTGAGCCTGGGGCACATCGCGCCGGAAACCCTCGGCCTGATCACGCTCGTCGGTTTGGTAACGATCGGGCTCTCCACCTACCTGATCCTGTACTCCCATTTTCTATACGAGCGGATCGCGCCCTGGCTCGGCCTTTTCGAGCGGGAGGTGCCGCACCGCGAGCAGGCGGAGGAGGCCCGCGGCCGCACGCCGGGCAGCGTCGAGGTCATCCTGTTCGGGCTGGGGCGCTTCGGCGAGAACATCGCCCGGGGGCTGCGCGCGGCGGGCGTGCGCGTGCTGGGCGTGGACTTCGACCCGGAGGCGATCCGCTCCTGGCAGGAGCGGCGACTTCCGGCGCAGTACGGCGACGCCGAGGACCCCGAACTGCACGCGACCCTGCCGCTCGACGAGGCGGGCTGGGTCGTCTGCGCCATCCCCGCGCGGGACGTCAACCTCGCACTGCTGCACGGTTTGCGTGCGCACGGCTATCGCGGGCGGATCGCGCTCACGGCCCTGACCGAGCACGACGCGCAGGTGCTGCATCAGCGGGGCGCGGACATCGTGCTCCGGCCGTTCCTGGCCGCCGCCGAGCAGACGGTGGAGACGCTCATGAGCTACTTGCGGCCCGCCGGGCATCGGCCGCCGGCAACGGAGGAGGCACTGTGA